CTCCCATCGATCTCCCCGCCAGCCACCCTGTTGAAAAGGCCGCCTGCAAATTGAAACCGCCGGTATCGGCATCGATGTCGATGATTTCCCCCGCGAAATACAACCCGTTAACCCGTTTTGATTCCATGGTCCTGTGGTCGATCTCGTTGATGCTCACGCCGCCGGCGGTGACAATCGCCTCGTCAAAGGACCGGTGCCCGCTGACTTCCAGCGAAAACTCTTTCAGCAGCAGCCGCAGCCCTTTGCGGTCCTCAAGGCGGAGCTGGCTTAGCTTCATATCTGCTTGAATCCCCAGTTTTTCAATAAAAATCGGGATTAATTGCATCGGCACAAGCCGTTTCAGCAGGGATTTGAATTCCTGCTTGCCGTGTTCGTTGATTTCCCTTAAAAGCCGCAGATCAACCGCTTTATGCGCCAGCGCGGGCTTTAAATCGATAACAATCCTTACACACCGTTTTTTATCCAGAAGCGCCACAATCGTCCGGCTGAGCGACAGGATGATCGGACCGGACACGCCATCATCCGTAAATACCATTTCTCCGAATTCCTCGGCAACCTTCCTGCTTTCGCACCAGACACTTGCGGAGACATTTTTCAGGGCCAGCCCCTGCAGTTTTGCGGCTGTTTCGCCGCCTGTCGTTATGGGAACGAGCGCGGGTAAAAGCGGCGTAATGGTATGACCCAGGCTGGATGCCAGCGGATATCCCCCCCCGCTGGAGCCGGTTTTCGGATACGATTTCCCGCCGGTCGCCAGTAGGACCTTGCCGGCTTTTACCGTCAGCCGCTCCGGGGGTTTATTTCCGGGGTGTACGCCTTTCCGTATGTCCAGGCTGAACTCCCCGTCCGCCTGTTGTGTTATGGCGGTTACTTCGCGATGGGTTGCAATGGGAATGTTCAGTTTTTTAGTTTTGCCGATCAGCGCGTCCACAACTTCCAGGGCACTGTCCCTGCCGGGGAAATATCGGCCGCCCCGTTCAAGCTTGAAGCGAACGCCGAGGTCCTCGAAATAGGCCAGCAGTTCCGTATTGAAAAACTTGCCGAAGGCATGCCGTAAAAATCTGCCGTTCCTGCCGAAGTGCGCAATAAACGCCTTTATCTCCGCACTATTTGTGATGTTGCACCGCCCCTTGCCGGAGATCCCCAGTTTCAGGGCGGGCTTGTGCATCTTTTCCAGAACAAGGATGCTTTTATCCGGGCGACAGCATTCAATGGCGGCGACAAGCCCCGCAGGTCCTGCGCCTACAATGACGACGTCATATCGGTTTTGAATCATAATCGGTATAATAGCATGAATGCCCCGATTATCAACTTCAATCCATTGAAAAAGGGGCAAAGCCCCCTTTTTACCCTGCCCCGCGTGAGAGGCGACGTGAATTTTTAGAATTTTAAGTGTTCAGGATATGGGGTAATCTATGTGGCCCCCTCTCTTGGAATTATATTCTCTTATCAAAAGACTGATCACTTCTGTGATCTGAAATAAATATCAAAATAAATGTGTCTGAAATTAGGTAATCAATATATCAAAGAACGTTATATATTAAAAAGAGGAGAGAATATACCTCCGAGAGTAGTAAAAACAAAATTTATTATCGCGTAGAAAAAAAGATAACCTCCTGATAGCATACGGGCAGCCAAAAATAAACCCTTAACACTAAAAGGAGGTT
This genomic interval from Desulfobacterales bacterium contains the following:
- a CDS encoding NAD(P)/FAD-dependent oxidoreductase, encoding MIQNRYDVVIVGAGPAGLVAAIECCRPDKSILVLEKMHKPALKLGISGKGRCNITNSAEIKAFIAHFGRNGRFLRHAFGKFFNTELLAYFEDLGVRFKLERGGRYFPGRDSALEVVDALIGKTKKLNIPIATHREVTAITQQADGEFSLDIRKGVHPGNKPPERLTVKAGKVLLATGGKSYPKTGSSGGGYPLASSLGHTITPLLPALVPITTGGETAAKLQGLALKNVSASVWCESRKVAEEFGEMVFTDDGVSGPIILSLSRTIVALLDKKRCVRIVIDLKPALAHKAVDLRLLREINEHGKQEFKSLLKRLVPMQLIPIFIEKLGIQADMKLSQLRLEDRKGLRLLLKEFSLEVSGHRSFDEAIVTAGGVSINEIDHRTMESKRVNGLYFAGEIIDIDADTGGFNLQAAFSTGWLAGRSMGESV